From a region of the Daphnia pulicaria isolate SC F1-1A chromosome 1, SC_F0-13Bv2, whole genome shotgun sequence genome:
- the LOC124320760 gene encoding peroxidasin homolog translates to MSELDPLCGYTEAESGARAPTFNHYNRMKKSLSGRRNCKIITFSTVMVTISLIVAAVYVLVVDDGPDDVVPVTDIPNALIDPDQPLLQVSFPIKRGRSREFRKIDTASWEPSTTSPSIDMDLLKECNTRGWNEMNRRNMMEKTLVEPEGPAFYHQMSTALNEEAVDWIQSGVMAEATLRCLIEKQVDLEELKKSDWRYLQKQWPQCQEGQSPFGEFKCSAKDRFRWMDGKCNNLQNQHWGSALQPFRRILPAEYEDGFSVPKPSFPTGIHPPGRQVSICMQNATNQLDEPRLSMLFVHFAHFLDHDMSNIAAYKGANRSAIPCCGPVESRHPECFALELKSNDPFYKEKGLMCMDFVRSAPAPQCQIGVREQMNQASSYIDLSNVYSTTEKDEHGLRDIDGGYLKSPTEPDGRYMLLRSKKLSDGCNTPEMLEANTPCFVSGDQRVNEFIGLTNMNQIWMREHNRVTDFFIKINDHWSDERLYQETRRIVIAEMQHVVYNEFVPLLIGEKLTKSLELSPLKEGYFHGYDDTLDAGVANSFASAAFRFYHSMVKDVVAFEKTGSGVTEFSPLHTMLYNPFSLWQFGKNDELIRGSAAQNPRPIHTSFSAEVANHLFQRDNASFGFDLFALNIQRGRDHGLPPYYKWREVCNLPPTNNFTQMKEFFRPHSLELIQRFYVDATHLDLFTGMLAENPLADGLLGPMASCIIADQFVRAKRGDRFWYETSDPLLRFTPEQLASIRDVTLARVLCDNGDALDLIQDRALEAVSETNPRKHCSGYQIPRLDLTRWHEAKPEGLKH, encoded by the exons ATGTCGGAGCTGGATCCGTTGTGCGGCTACACCGAAGCAGAGTCGGGGGCGAGGGCGCCAACTTTCAATCACTACAACCGCATGAAGAAAAGCCTCTCCGGTCGTCGTAATTGCAAAATAATCACTTTCAGTACTGTTAT GGTGACCATTAGTTTGATCGTTGCCGCAGTCTATGTATTAGTAGTTGATGACGGTCCGGATGATGTGGTCCCTGTAACGGACATTCCAAATGCGCTAATAGATCCCGATCAACCGCTTCTTCAGGTCTCTTTCCCCATTAAAAgag GTCGTTCGAGAGAGTTCAGGAAAATAGATACGGCTTCTTGGGAACCGTCGACGACGTCACCGTCCATTGACATGGACTTGCTAAAAGAATGTAACACTCGGGGTTGGAATGAAATGAACCGTCGCAATATGATGGAGAAGACTTTGGTCGAGCCTGAAGGCCCGGCTTTTTACCACCAAATGTCAACGGCGCTAAACGAAGAAGCGGTGGACTGGATCCAATCGGGTGTCATGGCCGAAGCCACTTTGCGTTGCCTCATAGAGAAACAGGTGGACTTGGAAGAGCTGAAGAAATCCGACTGGCGTTACCTACAGAAACAATGGCCGCAATGTCAGGAAGGCCAGTCACCTTTTGGCGAATTTAAATGTTCGGCCAAAGATCGATTCCGCTGGATGGACGGAAAGTGTAACAATCTCCAGAACCAGCATTGGGGTTCCGCCCTGCAGCCATTCCGCCGCATATTGCCGGCCGAGTACGAAGACGGATTCTCCGTACCCAAACCTTCTTTCCCGACCGGAATCCATCCGCCTGGCCGTCAGGTCAGCATTTGCATGCAAAACGCCACCAATCAATTGGACGAGCCGAGACTGTCGATGCTTTTCGTTCATTTCGCTCATTTCCTCGATCACGACATGAGCAACATCGCCGCTTACAAag GTGCTAACCGTAGTGCCATTCCGTGCTGCGGACCCGTTGAATCACGTCATCCGGAATGTTTCGCTCTGGAACTCAAGAGTAACGATCCGTTTTACAAGGAGAAAGGTCTCATGTGCATGGACTTTGTTCGCTCTGCCCCGGCACCTCAATGCCAAATTG GTGTGCGAGAACAGATGAATCAAGCCAGTAGCTACATTGACTTGTCCAACGTTTATTCGACAACGGAAAAGGACGAACACGGACTTCGGGATATCGACGGCGGTTATCTGAAATCGCCTACGGAGCCGGATGGTCGTTACATGTTGCTGCGATCCAAAAAACTCAGCGACGGCTGTAACACCCCTGAAATGTTGGAAGCCAACACGCCCTGCTTCGTTTCAG GTGATCAGCGAGTGAACGAATTCATCGGATTAACGAATATGAATCAGATTTGGATGCGTGAGCACAACCGCGTCACTGATTTCTTCATCAAAATCAATGACCATTGGAGCGACGAGCGCCTCTACCAAGAAACCCGACGCATCGTCATTGCTGAAATGCAGCACGTCGTCTACAACGAATTCGTTCCGCTTTTGATCG GTGAGAAGCTGACCAAGTCGCTGGAGTTGAGCCCGTTGAAGGAAGGTTATTTTCACGGATACGATGACACCCTCGATGCCGGAGTGGCCAATTCGTTCGCTTCAGCCGCTTTCCGGTTCTATCACAGCATGGTCAAG GATGTTGTGGCCTTTGAGAAAACTGGATCCGGAGTCACCGAGTTTTCTCCATTGCACACCATGTTGTACAATCCGTTTTCACTGTGGCAATTTGGTAAAAATGACGAACTGATCCGCGGGAGTGCGGCGCAAAACCCCAGGCCCATTCACACTTCGTTTTCGGCGGAA GTGGCTAATCATCTGTTCCAACGAGACAACGCCTCTTTCGGTTTCGATCTCTTTGCTTTGAACATCCAGCGCGGAAGAGATCACGGTCTGCCGCCTTACTACAAGTGGCGCGAAGTTTGTAACTTGCCGCCGACCAACAACTTCACCCAGATGAAGGAATTCTTCCGTCCGCATTCCCTCGAGCTCATTCAGCGCTTTTACGT GGATGCCACACATTTGGATCTGTTCACTGGAATGTTGGCAGAGAATCCGTTGGCCGATGGGCTCCTTGGGCCGATGGCCAGCTGCATCATTGCCGACCAGTTTGTCCGAGCGAAAAGAGGCGATCGTTTTTGGTATGAAACCTCCGATCCGCTGCTTCGCTTCACTCcag AGCAATTGGCTTCCATACGTGATGTGACCCTGGCCCGAGTTCTCTGCGATAATGGTGACGCGTTGGATTTAATCCAAGATCGAGCTCTAGAGGCCGTCAGCGAAACAAATCCACGCAAGCACTGCTCCGGCTATCAAATTCCTCGTCTCGATCTCACACGCTG GCACGAAGCCAAACCGGAGGGTCTCAAACATTAA
- the LOC124326404 gene encoding alpha-protein kinase vwkA-like codes for MASRELFECSICRALFRAKPELTAHLKASPVCKTVPKKRDPYAFTCESFTSHSIPSAIYSKTVPDTVVSSSRSSSSTSKTSSVADGTLLAAMEAGMKKIVVKPKRKSGLETSILSTIADGDEELITAYTSLPLDPVTGERRLNEAIVGAVTLKSKINVAHVAAVLTRAQKVTICFLLDTTGSMLNYISGVKEQIVEIVDRVEKSGCIIEGLAFVGYKDWCDGENHFEVLPFTKSIAEFKAFVMKIRATGGGDAPEDVLGGLNKAISLSWPERSGTRIIFHLGDAPPHGKNVYHDGSQSDSYENGHPRDRPLVELFREMLHKELLYYFGRINNACDKMICVFETHYGKKIDPMDSSKVGTICSAVTESVSRSISVTYRAKTSSSLGTTKDLRKYTLDRSEPDWCLLPRYDGTILTFDLPNSIKDITSFAKLEDSIKKYRLQIAVNPFAKGSVRLAYYGRIFYVTKDDPASPTSEIVDDVVFKEMIALPKVVDFDRQRYMTDLEVQTVAAKLAFEFNGMLFRTSLTPIVKLKFLMAKVVRIFMAGDSSPRFLVYEKRFRGDSPDLIKYTNNLNYVLNPEGLDDNGRRRLELAVAFSHFTYDVTDGYLLVCDLQGVCVIDLKGKETLLLTDPAIHCAKHLRFGKTNLGNLGMEKFFKKHECNKYCQALGLRMPSE; via the exons ATGGCGTCGCGtgaattgtttgaatgttCTATTTGTCGAGCTTTATTCCGAGCAAAACCTGAACTGACAGCACATTTGAAAGCAAGTCCCGTCTGCAAAACAGTTCCAAAAAAGCGTGACCCATATGCTTTTACATGTGAATCTTTTACCAGTCATTCGATCCCGAGTGCAATCTACTCGAAAACTGTGCCCGACACAGTCGTCAGCAGTTCGCGTAGCTCCTCATCAACTTCCAAAACATCTTCAGTAGCTGATGGAACTCTTCTAGCAGCCATGGAAGCAGGAATGAAGAAGATTGTCGTAAAGCCCAAAAGAAAGAGTGGTCTTGAGACATCCATTCTCTCAACGATTGCAGATGGCGACGAAGAATTGATTACTGCCTACACCAGCCTCCCTTTGGATCCCGTCACCGGTGAAAGACGGTTGAACGAGGCGATTGTCGGCGCTGTTACTTTAAAATCGAAAATTAATGTGGCTCATGTGGCTGCTGTTTTAACTCGAGCTCAAAAGGTGACAATTTGCTTCCTTCTCGACACGACTGGCAGTATGCTGAATTATATTTCGGGAGTCAAAGAACAAATTGTGGAAATTGTGGACCGGGTAGAAAAGAGTGGCTGCATCATCGAAGGACTTGCATTCGTTG GCTACAAAGATTGGTGTGATG GAGAAAACCACTTTGAAGTGTTGCCATTCACAAAGTCGATTGCCGAATTCAAGGCCTTTGTGATGAAAATTCGAGCTACCGGTGGAGGAGATGCTCCAGAAGATGTTCTTGGTGGATTAAACAAagccatttctctctcttggccTGAGCGAAGTGGAACGAGGATCATTTTTCATCTTGGTGATGCCCCACCACACGGGAAGAACGTCTATCACGACGGCAGTCAATCCGACAGTTATGAAAATGGCCATCCACGTGATCGACCACTGGTGGAATTGTTCAGGGAAATGCTACACAAGGAATTGTTGTACTATTTCGGCCGCATCAATAACGCGTGTGATAAGATGATTTGTGTGTTCGAGACACACTACGGCAAAAAGATTGACCCAATGGACAGTTCAAAAGTCGGGACCATCTGCAGCGCCGTGACGGAAAGCGTGTCGAGATCCATTTCTGTAACTTACCGGGCCAAAACCTCTTCATCCCTTGGCACCACCAAGGATCTGAGGAAATACACACTGGATAGAAGTGAACCGGATTGGTGTCTGCTCCCGCGTTACGATGGAACCATTTTGACATTCGACTTGCCAAACTCGATCAAGGACATCACTTCTTTCGCCAAGTTGGAGGATTCCATCAAGAAATATCGTCTCCAGATAGCTGTCAATCCATTTGCCAAAGGCTCCGTCCGTTTGGCCTACTACGGCAGGATCTTTTACGTGACAAAAGACGATCCTGCCTCTCCAACTTCCGAAATTGTCGACGATGTCGTCTTTAAAGAAATGATCGCCCTGCCGAAAGTCGTCGATTTCGATCGCCAACGTTACATGACCGATCTCGAAGTCCAGACGGTGGCCGCCAAATTGGCGTTTGAATTCAACGGGATGCTCTTCAGGACGTCGTTGACTCCCATCGTCAAGCTCAAATTTCTGATGGCCAAAGTTGTGCGGATCTTCATGGCCGGCGACAGCTCCCCGCGTTTTCTCGTTTACGAGAAACGATTCCGCGGAGACAGTCCCGATTTGATCAAGTACACCAACAATTTGAATTACGTGCTCAATCCTGAAGGATTGGACGACAATGGACGTCGGAGACTCGAACTGGCCGTCGCCTTTTCTCATTTCACCTACGACGTTACCGACGGCTACCTGCTCGTTTGCGATCTTCAAGGTGTTTGCGTCATCGATTTGAAAGGGAAGGAAACTCTGCTGCTCACCGATCCTGCCATTCATTGTGCCAAGCATCTCCGCTTCGGCAAAACCAATCTCGGCAATTTAGGAATGGAAAAGTTCTTCAAAAAACACGAGTGCAACAAATACTGCCAAGCTTTGGGATTGCGGATGCCAAGCGAATGA
- the LOC124320758 gene encoding interference hedgehog-like isoform X1, translated as MAAASAGPRCYSCCCSGFWTASLVIASLLLAAGTVGGGAVTMTSGVSFVRSPQPIVAPPGDRVVFECETNVPAERVVWLHNGADMSAHYNSSSSGGTASNRRKGRRAIDDDAASFRMREVEGSPKSAVHLILRINKNPHRYRQQAGDYQCVAWFGAVALTSLPARLSIAVLGDFPHLPPSFVTSLESESVQSSGPGRPTLRDNGSGLSSSGSVYVLEVFSGETAVLPCPPPPSDPPATITFFKDGKPVINNERVRLMLSGNLHVINVSSSDQGQYKCTAANHITGELIDGQRVLKLVVKGAPVRTKPATITWQPEERYISQIGHNVTLECAVTGWPKPQIRWIRDSNRPLPVGRSYYLGGGALVVTGLMDQDEGGYICEASNAAGPPLRSSTLLQLTEPVSIVKSPKDARVEEGARVSMSCEARGRPPPQQYWVFNGNAVSNDTHVIITDQQLTIINVTKRHAGIFQCFVSNSLSKVDGGAATLEVVPRSKVASSDSSSSSSSSSLTAFSDEEEDDDLDSDSFFDPMTGTSAPAKHAQDAEKKGKGKGGKNRPREMIPPTRPNITRLTDESVMVRWSVPLNEGLPIEFFKVQYKESDKRGSRWKTIDEDIPSHIRSYEVSGLKSGQTYRFRIAAVYSNNDNKLGPNSSRFLLEKEAPKRKPGYSPLIEIAEAVSQSAIMIQWKYPELDSVPLEGFFIYYRSTTSAGDYTKVTVLGGNTRTHIVTHLLPETHYDLKMQSFNMQGTSEFSRIVTAKTQGSTIFTPSSSTNRQHNGAHRDSDISNSIGPLDVVSSDTAVTNDTLYVVLGSVLGGLTVLVVLLVALYHCRQRSAEREHDRSVWNGKPVTNENGNTITASPNHQYVHHHHHHKMHNGFADQHRPLYSSVDGGGRDHPDDHDETAETSFCDRTHRSSGDLLRSTDSLSRNSLKRGYIRNGSTPSLHQHHPAGRKVIDSNTLPLLMHGNGSHRDPCLDDAEWEASVPPANSEKFI; from the exons ATGGCCGCCGCTTCTGCCGGTCCCCGCTGCTACTCTTGCTGCTGCTCCGGCTTCTGGACAGCGTCTTTAGTCATCGCCAGCCTTCTGCTGGCTGCTGGTA cagttggtggtggtgctgtgaCAATGACGTCGGGAGTGTCTTTCGTCCGCTCACCTCAGCCGATCGTGGCGCCTCCCGGCGATCGAGTCGTCTTCGAGTGCGAGACCAACGTTCCGGCCGAGCGGGTCGTCTGGCTCCACAATGGCGCCGATATGTCAGCTCATTACAATAGCTCCAGCAGCGGAGGAACTGCTTCGAATCGGCGTAAAGGAAGGAGAGCCATCGACGACGATGCCGCCTCGTTTAGAAT GCGAGAGGTGGAAGGATCGCCCAAATCAGCCGTACATCTTATACTCAGGATCAATAAGAATCCGCATCGATATCGACAACAAGCCGGAGACTATCAG TGTGTTGCATGGTTTGGTGCCGTGGCGTTGACGTCACTACCTGCCCGGCTGTCCATCGCCGTCCTGGGCGATTTTCCACATTTGCCACCGTCGTTTGTAACGTCGTTGGAATCCGA GTCAGTTCAGTCATCGGGACCTGGCCGGCCGACGTTAAGAGATAATGGCAGCGGGTTATCGAGCAGTGGCAGTGTCTACGTGCTGGAAGTGTTTTCCGGCGAGACGGCCGTTCTTCCATGTCCGCCGCCCCCATCCGATCCGCCTGCCACCATCACCTTTTTCAAAGATGGCAAGCCCGTCATCAACAATG AGCGTGTGAGACTGATGTTGTCGGGTAATCTGCACGTCATCAATGTCAGCTCGTCGGACCAAGGCCAGTACAAGTGCACGGCAGCCAACCACATCACTGGCGAGCTAATCGATGGCCAGCGCGTTCTCAAGTTGGTGGTTAAAGGAGCCCCGGTTCGAACCAAACCGGCGACAATCACTTGGCAACCGGAAGAGCGATACATCAGCCAGATTG GGCATAACGTCACCCTGGAATGTGCTGTGACGGGCTGGCCGAAACCGCAGATCCGATGGATCCGTGACAGCAACCGACCACTTCCTGTAGGCCGTTCGTATTACCTCGGGGGAGGAGCCCTGGTTGTCACCGGATTGATGGACCAAGACGAAGGGGGTTACATCTGCGAAGCGTCGAATGCGGCCGGTCCGCCCCTTCGATCGTCGACTCTCTTGCAGCTCACCGAACCGGTTTCCATCGTCAAATCACCCAAAGATGCCCGGGTCGAAGAAGGGGCCCGTGTCAGCATGTCTTGCGAGGCTCGAGGACGGCCGCCACCCCAGCAGTATTGGGTCTTTAACGGCAACGCCGTCAGTAACGACACTCACGTCATCATTACAG ATCAGCAATTAACCATCATCAACGTCACGAAACGTCACGCCGGAATCTTCCAGTGCTTCGTGTCCAATTCGCTGAGCAAAGTGGATGGCGGGGCGGCCACTCTGGAAGTGGTGCCCCGATCCAAAGTCGCTTCTTCCGACTCTTCcagttcgtcgtcgtcgtcgtccctcACGGCCTTTTCGgacgaagaagaggatgaCGATCTCGATTCCGACAGTTTCTTCGATCCCATGACGGGAACATCTGCGCCGGCCAAACACGCCCAGGATGCAGAGAAAAAGGGCAAAGGCAAAGGTGGCAAAAATCGACCCAGAG AAATGATTCCGCCCACTCGACCCAATATCACGCGATTGACGGACGAGTCGGTCATGGTTCGCTGGTCGGTTCCGCTCAACGAGGGACTGCCCATTGAATTCTTTAAAGTTCAGTACAAGGAATCGGACAAGCGGGGCTCGCGCTGGAAGACGATCGACGAGGACATTCCTTCGCATATTCGCAGCTACGAAGTTTCCGGTCTCAAATCCGGACAGACTTACAGGTTCCGGATAGCGGCCGTCTACTCCAACAACGATAACAAACTGGGTCCCAATTCCAGCCGCTTTCTCCTGGAGAAAGAGGCGCCGAAGAGAAAACCCGGTTACAGTCCCCTGATTGAAATCGCCGAGGCCGTCAGTCAATCAGCCATCATGATCCAGTGGAAG TATCCGGAGCTGGACAGCGTTCCTCTAGAAGGTTTCTTCATTTATTACCGTTCGACGACGAGTGCCGGAGATTACACCAAGGTGACGGTCTTGGGCGGCAACACCCGCACTCATATCGTCACTCATTTACTGCCCGAGACGCACTACGATCTGAAGATGCAGTCCTTCAACATGCAG GGTACGTCTGAATTCAGTCGAATTGTGACGGCCAAGACCCAGGGTTCGACGATCTTCACGCCATCTTCTTCAACGAATCGACAGCACAATGGGGCCCATCGTGACTCGGACATTAGCAACAGCATAGGCCCGCTGGATGTGGTCAGCTCTGATACGGCAGTCACGAATGATACCCTCTACGTCGTGCTGGGCTCGGTCTTGGGTGGTCTGACGGTCCTGGTTGTCCTCCTAGTTGCACTCTATCACTGCCGCCAGAGGAGCGCCGAGCGAG AACACGATCGTTCCGTCTGGAATGGTAAACCGGTGACGAATGAGAATGGCAATACCATCACGGCCTCGCCCAATCATCAGTACGtgcaccaccatcaccaccacaagATGCACAACGGGTTCGCCGATCAGCACCGGCCGCTCTACTCGTCGGTCGATGGCGGCGGCCGTGATCATCCGGATGATCACGACGAGACGGCCGAGACGTCGTTTTGCGATCGAACGCACCGATCGTCTGGCGATCTGCTCCGCTCCACCGACAGCCTCTCGCGCAATTCGCTGAAGCGCGGCTACATCCGCAATGGATCGACGCCCAGCCTCCATCAGCATCATCCGGCTGGCCGGAAAGTGATCGACTCCAACACTTTGCCTCTGCTCATGCACGGCAACGGCAGCCATCGCGATCCGTGCCTGGATGACGCCGAATGGGAAGCCTCTGTTCCTCCGGCTAACAGCGAGAAATTCATCTGA
- the LOC124320758 gene encoding interference hedgehog-like isoform X2, with product MAAASAGPRCYSCCCSGFWTASLVIASLLLAAVGGGAVTMTSGVSFVRSPQPIVAPPGDRVVFECETNVPAERVVWLHNGADMSAHYNSSSSGGTASNRRKGRRAIDDDAASFRMREVEGSPKSAVHLILRINKNPHRYRQQAGDYQCVAWFGAVALTSLPARLSIAVLGDFPHLPPSFVTSLESESVQSSGPGRPTLRDNGSGLSSSGSVYVLEVFSGETAVLPCPPPPSDPPATITFFKDGKPVINNERVRLMLSGNLHVINVSSSDQGQYKCTAANHITGELIDGQRVLKLVVKGAPVRTKPATITWQPEERYISQIGHNVTLECAVTGWPKPQIRWIRDSNRPLPVGRSYYLGGGALVVTGLMDQDEGGYICEASNAAGPPLRSSTLLQLTEPVSIVKSPKDARVEEGARVSMSCEARGRPPPQQYWVFNGNAVSNDTHVIITDQQLTIINVTKRHAGIFQCFVSNSLSKVDGGAATLEVVPRSKVASSDSSSSSSSSSLTAFSDEEEDDDLDSDSFFDPMTGTSAPAKHAQDAEKKGKGKGGKNRPREMIPPTRPNITRLTDESVMVRWSVPLNEGLPIEFFKVQYKESDKRGSRWKTIDEDIPSHIRSYEVSGLKSGQTYRFRIAAVYSNNDNKLGPNSSRFLLEKEAPKRKPGYSPLIEIAEAVSQSAIMIQWKYPELDSVPLEGFFIYYRSTTSAGDYTKVTVLGGNTRTHIVTHLLPETHYDLKMQSFNMQGTSEFSRIVTAKTQGSTIFTPSSSTNRQHNGAHRDSDISNSIGPLDVVSSDTAVTNDTLYVVLGSVLGGLTVLVVLLVALYHCRQRSAEREHDRSVWNGKPVTNENGNTITASPNHQYVHHHHHHKMHNGFADQHRPLYSSVDGGGRDHPDDHDETAETSFCDRTHRSSGDLLRSTDSLSRNSLKRGYIRNGSTPSLHQHHPAGRKVIDSNTLPLLMHGNGSHRDPCLDDAEWEASVPPANSEKFI from the exons ATGGCCGCCGCTTCTGCCGGTCCCCGCTGCTACTCTTGCTGCTGCTCCGGCTTCTGGACAGCGTCTTTAGTCATCGCCAGCCTTCTGCTGGCTGCTG ttggtggtggtgctgtgaCAATGACGTCGGGAGTGTCTTTCGTCCGCTCACCTCAGCCGATCGTGGCGCCTCCCGGCGATCGAGTCGTCTTCGAGTGCGAGACCAACGTTCCGGCCGAGCGGGTCGTCTGGCTCCACAATGGCGCCGATATGTCAGCTCATTACAATAGCTCCAGCAGCGGAGGAACTGCTTCGAATCGGCGTAAAGGAAGGAGAGCCATCGACGACGATGCCGCCTCGTTTAGAAT GCGAGAGGTGGAAGGATCGCCCAAATCAGCCGTACATCTTATACTCAGGATCAATAAGAATCCGCATCGATATCGACAACAAGCCGGAGACTATCAG TGTGTTGCATGGTTTGGTGCCGTGGCGTTGACGTCACTACCTGCCCGGCTGTCCATCGCCGTCCTGGGCGATTTTCCACATTTGCCACCGTCGTTTGTAACGTCGTTGGAATCCGA GTCAGTTCAGTCATCGGGACCTGGCCGGCCGACGTTAAGAGATAATGGCAGCGGGTTATCGAGCAGTGGCAGTGTCTACGTGCTGGAAGTGTTTTCCGGCGAGACGGCCGTTCTTCCATGTCCGCCGCCCCCATCCGATCCGCCTGCCACCATCACCTTTTTCAAAGATGGCAAGCCCGTCATCAACAATG AGCGTGTGAGACTGATGTTGTCGGGTAATCTGCACGTCATCAATGTCAGCTCGTCGGACCAAGGCCAGTACAAGTGCACGGCAGCCAACCACATCACTGGCGAGCTAATCGATGGCCAGCGCGTTCTCAAGTTGGTGGTTAAAGGAGCCCCGGTTCGAACCAAACCGGCGACAATCACTTGGCAACCGGAAGAGCGATACATCAGCCAGATTG GGCATAACGTCACCCTGGAATGTGCTGTGACGGGCTGGCCGAAACCGCAGATCCGATGGATCCGTGACAGCAACCGACCACTTCCTGTAGGCCGTTCGTATTACCTCGGGGGAGGAGCCCTGGTTGTCACCGGATTGATGGACCAAGACGAAGGGGGTTACATCTGCGAAGCGTCGAATGCGGCCGGTCCGCCCCTTCGATCGTCGACTCTCTTGCAGCTCACCGAACCGGTTTCCATCGTCAAATCACCCAAAGATGCCCGGGTCGAAGAAGGGGCCCGTGTCAGCATGTCTTGCGAGGCTCGAGGACGGCCGCCACCCCAGCAGTATTGGGTCTTTAACGGCAACGCCGTCAGTAACGACACTCACGTCATCATTACAG ATCAGCAATTAACCATCATCAACGTCACGAAACGTCACGCCGGAATCTTCCAGTGCTTCGTGTCCAATTCGCTGAGCAAAGTGGATGGCGGGGCGGCCACTCTGGAAGTGGTGCCCCGATCCAAAGTCGCTTCTTCCGACTCTTCcagttcgtcgtcgtcgtcgtccctcACGGCCTTTTCGgacgaagaagaggatgaCGATCTCGATTCCGACAGTTTCTTCGATCCCATGACGGGAACATCTGCGCCGGCCAAACACGCCCAGGATGCAGAGAAAAAGGGCAAAGGCAAAGGTGGCAAAAATCGACCCAGAG AAATGATTCCGCCCACTCGACCCAATATCACGCGATTGACGGACGAGTCGGTCATGGTTCGCTGGTCGGTTCCGCTCAACGAGGGACTGCCCATTGAATTCTTTAAAGTTCAGTACAAGGAATCGGACAAGCGGGGCTCGCGCTGGAAGACGATCGACGAGGACATTCCTTCGCATATTCGCAGCTACGAAGTTTCCGGTCTCAAATCCGGACAGACTTACAGGTTCCGGATAGCGGCCGTCTACTCCAACAACGATAACAAACTGGGTCCCAATTCCAGCCGCTTTCTCCTGGAGAAAGAGGCGCCGAAGAGAAAACCCGGTTACAGTCCCCTGATTGAAATCGCCGAGGCCGTCAGTCAATCAGCCATCATGATCCAGTGGAAG TATCCGGAGCTGGACAGCGTTCCTCTAGAAGGTTTCTTCATTTATTACCGTTCGACGACGAGTGCCGGAGATTACACCAAGGTGACGGTCTTGGGCGGCAACACCCGCACTCATATCGTCACTCATTTACTGCCCGAGACGCACTACGATCTGAAGATGCAGTCCTTCAACATGCAG GGTACGTCTGAATTCAGTCGAATTGTGACGGCCAAGACCCAGGGTTCGACGATCTTCACGCCATCTTCTTCAACGAATCGACAGCACAATGGGGCCCATCGTGACTCGGACATTAGCAACAGCATAGGCCCGCTGGATGTGGTCAGCTCTGATACGGCAGTCACGAATGATACCCTCTACGTCGTGCTGGGCTCGGTCTTGGGTGGTCTGACGGTCCTGGTTGTCCTCCTAGTTGCACTCTATCACTGCCGCCAGAGGAGCGCCGAGCGAG AACACGATCGTTCCGTCTGGAATGGTAAACCGGTGACGAATGAGAATGGCAATACCATCACGGCCTCGCCCAATCATCAGTACGtgcaccaccatcaccaccacaagATGCACAACGGGTTCGCCGATCAGCACCGGCCGCTCTACTCGTCGGTCGATGGCGGCGGCCGTGATCATCCGGATGATCACGACGAGACGGCCGAGACGTCGTTTTGCGATCGAACGCACCGATCGTCTGGCGATCTGCTCCGCTCCACCGACAGCCTCTCGCGCAATTCGCTGAAGCGCGGCTACATCCGCAATGGATCGACGCCCAGCCTCCATCAGCATCATCCGGCTGGCCGGAAAGTGATCGACTCCAACACTTTGCCTCTGCTCATGCACGGCAACGGCAGCCATCGCGATCCGTGCCTGGATGACGCCGAATGGGAAGCCTCTGTTCCTCCGGCTAACAGCGAGAAATTCATCTGA